In the genome of Fusobacterium necrogenes, one region contains:
- a CDS encoding MATE family efflux transporter: protein MGLSTNIEKRREMILNGNILNTLLFLSFPTLMMGVVQSLIPLSDGLFLNRTSGYLVAAAIGFGQPIINIINALSQGLGVASMAIVGQINGSGDLEKTKKICTQIMVFSFILGLVVAPTSILFASIVSKTISVEIAYDTFLYLSLYSIVIPMLFMAAIFNAIKNATGQPEATLIRMIILLVLKIVFNTLFLAILHWGVIGAVLASLCSYIIIAIWMYYDLFVKKSLTKLELKGFSFDFLLLKRLIKLAFPTMLTYSLINFGFFLINMEVEKYGAYVLTAQTIASNINAMCFNLPASIGTTVTTMVSINIGAKKSKNAKKSFMYGCKVSIVISLIIIALFLPSSNYLVRLFQDNEAIVSIADHSLKIYTFSIVGFGVFMVSQGAFVGLGRTKFPLIMGILRVWLIRYIFIIMTKKWLGVDSVFWGNLVSNYVAGTIFFYIVTKIQWRSALGREV from the coding sequence ATGGGATTATCTACTAATATTGAGAAACGTCGTGAAATGATTTTGAATGGGAATATTCTTAATACATTATTATTTCTCTCTTTTCCTACTCTTATGATGGGAGTTGTTCAATCTCTTATTCCACTATCTGATGGATTATTTTTAAATCGTACTTCAGGATATTTAGTAGCTGCTGCTATTGGATTTGGGCAACCAATAATTAATATAATAAATGCTCTTTCTCAAGGATTAGGTGTAGCATCTATGGCTATTGTAGGCCAAATAAATGGAAGTGGAGACTTAGAGAAAACAAAAAAAATTTGCACTCAGATAATGGTTTTTTCATTTATATTAGGATTAGTAGTAGCACCCACTTCAATACTGTTTGCTTCTATAGTTTCAAAAACTATAAGTGTAGAGATAGCATATGATACATTCCTTTATTTGAGCTTATATTCAATTGTTATACCTATGTTATTTATGGCAGCTATTTTTAATGCTATCAAAAATGCAACAGGGCAACCTGAAGCAACACTTATTAGGATGATAATTTTATTAGTATTGAAAATTGTTTTTAATACTCTTTTTTTAGCTATACTTCATTGGGGTGTTATAGGGGCAGTATTAGCTTCACTTTGTTCATATATAATTATAGCTATTTGGATGTACTATGATTTATTTGTGAAAAAAAGTTTAACTAAACTAGAGTTGAAAGGATTTTCATTTGATTTTCTTCTTTTAAAAAGACTGATTAAGCTTGCTTTTCCTACTATGTTGACTTATTCTTTAATAAATTTTGGTTTTTTTCTTATTAATATGGAGGTTGAAAAGTATGGGGCTTATGTTTTGACTGCACAGACAATAGCTAGTAATATCAATGCTATGTGTTTTAATCTTCCGGCTTCAATAGGAACTACTGTGACTACTATGGTAAGTATAAATATAGGTGCAAAAAAATCAAAAAATGCTAAAAAATCATTTATGTATGGGTGTAAGGTTAGTATTGTAATATCTTTGATTATAATAGCATTATTTTTACCAAGTAGTAACTATTTGGTAAGATTATTCCAGGACAATGAGGCGATAGTTAGTATAGCTGATCATTCTTTAAAAATTTATACCTTTTCAATAGTAGGATTTGGCGTATTCATGGTATCTCAAGGAGCATTTGTAGGTTTAGGTAGAACAAAATTTCCGCTTATTATGGGAATTTTAAGAGTATGGTTAATAAGATATATTTTTATAATTATGACTAAGAAGTGGTTAGGTGTAGATTCTGTTTTCTGGGGAAATTTAGTTTCTAATTATGTGGCGGGAACAATATTTTTTTATATAGTTACTAAGATACAGTGGAGATCTGCTTTAGGGAGAGAAGTATAA
- a CDS encoding NADH:flavin oxidoreductase, with protein sequence MPSIFDKFKIKNIELRNRIVLPPLVRFSIIGLDGYVTDELVDWYEEVLCGGVGFVIVEATAVSEDGKLRENQLGIWNDSFIFGLKRIADKCHEYNVPVLIQIHHAGFKEKIKDIDKFILDEILEKFKLAFKRAKLAGFDGVEIHGAHTYLISQLNSRLWNTRDDEYGGSFERRMYFSKRLIEETRELFNDDFILGYRMGGNEPELSDGIEIAKYLEVLGVDLIHVSSGVPDPKYTRKEKIDVPKDFPLDWVIYMGTEIKKHVNIPVIGVRNIKKEKQASWLVENNLLDLVAVGRAMIARPNWVNVARKEYIARNGIKNS encoded by the coding sequence ATGCCGTCTATATTTGATAAATTTAAAATAAAAAATATAGAATTAAGAAATAGAATAGTTCTTCCACCACTTGTAAGATTTTCTATTATAGGCTTAGATGGTTATGTTACAGATGAGTTAGTAGATTGGTATGAAGAGGTTCTTTGTGGTGGAGTGGGATTCGTGATAGTTGAAGCTACAGCTGTAAGTGAGGATGGTAAGCTTAGAGAAAATCAGCTTGGAATATGGAATGACTCTTTTATCTTTGGACTTAAAAGAATAGCAGACAAATGCCATGAATATAATGTTCCTGTACTTATACAGATACATCATGCAGGGTTTAAAGAAAAAATAAAAGATATAGATAAATTTATCCTTGATGAGATTTTAGAAAAATTTAAATTAGCTTTTAAAAGAGCAAAACTTGCAGGTTTTGATGGAGTAGAGATACATGGAGCCCATACCTATCTTATCTCTCAGCTTAATTCAAGACTATGGAATACTAGAGATGATGAGTATGGAGGAAGCTTTGAAAGAAGAATGTATTTTTCAAAAAGATTAATTGAAGAAACAAGAGAGTTATTTAATGATGATTTTATATTGGGATATAGAATGGGAGGAAATGAACCAGAGCTTTCTGATGGGATAGAGATAGCTAAGTATTTAGAGGTTTTAGGTGTAGATTTAATCCATGTTTCTTCTGGAGTTCCAGACCCTAAATATACAAGAAAAGAAAAAATTGATGTACCTAAAGATTTTCCACTTGATTGGGTAATTTATATGGGAACAGAGATAAAAAAACATGTAAATATTCCTGTTATTGGAGTGAGAAATATAAAAAAGGAGAAACAAGCAAGCTGGCTTGTAGAAAATAATCTTCTTGACCTTGTAGCTGTTGGAAGAGCTATGATAGCTCGTCCAAATTGGGTAAATGTAGCTAGAAAGGAGTATATTGCTAGAAATGGAATTAAAAACTCTTGA
- the dinB gene encoding DNA polymerase IV has product MKRIIMHYDMDCFYASIEIRDNPKYKNLPLVVGGGVVTTASYKARKYGIHSAMNVFEAKKLCPHLLVVPVDKDKYIKVSQKIQSLVLKITEKVEFIALDEGYVDITEVIKKFPSLKSFAEKFKERIKYHTGLTCSVGIGINKLSAKIASGINKPGGDYIFSSQQEFMEYLRDKDVKIIQGVGNKFKELLNKDKIHKVEDLYKYTLMELIGKYGKSRGELLYLSCRGIDHEEIDYQRAIHSIGNENTYRYSLDSEGNIKKELEQIFDYSYNRLIKEGLIAKTVILKIKFSNGELITRSKSFTIPTDSRQILFESLEDLYDGVEKEFGVRLLGISFGNLTKKSIRQLSFF; this is encoded by the coding sequence GTGAAGAGAATAATCATGCATTATGATATGGATTGTTTTTATGCCTCCATTGAGATAAGGGATAACCCCAAATATAAAAATCTACCTTTGGTAGTAGGTGGTGGAGTGGTGACAACAGCAAGTTACAAAGCTAGAAAATATGGCATACATTCAGCAATGAATGTATTTGAAGCAAAGAAGCTTTGTCCTCATCTTTTGGTTGTTCCAGTAGATAAAGATAAGTATATAAAAGTTTCTCAAAAAATTCAAAGTTTAGTATTGAAAATAACAGAAAAAGTTGAATTTATTGCATTAGATGAAGGATATGTAGATATAACTGAAGTTATAAAAAAATTTCCTAGTTTGAAAAGCTTTGCTGAGAAATTTAAAGAAAGAATAAAATATCATACTGGTCTTACTTGCTCAGTTGGGATAGGGATCAATAAGTTGAGTGCTAAAATAGCAAGTGGAATAAATAAACCAGGTGGAGATTACATATTTAGTTCACAACAAGAATTTATGGAGTATTTAAGAGATAAAGATGTAAAAATTATTCAAGGAGTTGGAAATAAGTTTAAAGAACTTTTAAATAAGGATAAAATACATAAAGTAGAAGATCTATATAAATATACTTTGATGGAGTTGATTGGAAAATATGGAAAGTCTAGAGGTGAGTTACTATATCTTTCCTGTCGTGGAATAGACCATGAGGAGATAGATTATCAAAGAGCAATTCATTCAATAGGAAATGAAAATACGTATAGATATTCTTTAGATTCTGAAGGAAATATTAAAAAGGAACTAGAACAGATTTTTGACTATTCCTATAATAGACTGATAAAAGAGGGGTTAATAGCTAAAACGGTAATTTTAAAAATAAAATTTTCAAATGGCGAGCTTATAACACGCTCAAAAAGCTTTACAATTCCAACTGATAGTAGACAAATCCTTTTTGAAAGTCTAGAGGACCTTTATGATGGAGTTGAAAAGGAATTTGGAGTCAGATTACTTGGAATTTCATTTGGAAATTTGACAAAAAAATCTATTAGGCAATTGAGTTTTTTTTAG
- the earP gene encoding elongation factor P maturation arginine rhamnosyltransferase EarP, which produces MELKTLDIFCEIIDNYGDIGVVYRIAKELDKVFPNSKIRVFLNRIEEFKKINFQVKDIPYQIIDGIEYITFDYVQKKAKELSTSQVIIEAFGCKIPEEYMEIAYENSELLINLEYLSAEDWIEDFHLQSSPLGKGKLKKVFFMPGFTEKSGGIIIDSNYLEKIEKIRKNRAFYTKKYLGNIENKDKKIVGTLFSYEKNFATLFEELRSLDKEVVILAMGEKTQKSLKNFFKENLIEDFRNSLKYDKIEIKFMEFLNQEEYEELINIVDFNFVRGEDSFIRAILTGKPYVWHIYCQEDYIHMKKINAFLNKYKRIVKKFSDEDYLINIEKFFKDYNFRKENNMELGNESYLYFFENLAKIEYYNTIFRDFLIQKCNLINKLKDFIEKY; this is translated from the coding sequence ATGGAATTAAAAACTCTTGATATATTTTGTGAGATTATAGATAACTATGGAGATATTGGAGTAGTTTATCGTATTGCTAAGGAATTAGATAAAGTTTTTCCCAATTCAAAAATAAGAGTGTTTCTTAATAGAATAGAAGAATTTAAGAAAATAAACTTTCAAGTGAAAGATATTCCGTACCAAATAATAGATGGAATAGAGTATATAACTTTTGATTATGTACAGAAAAAAGCAAAAGAGCTTTCTACATCTCAAGTTATTATAGAGGCTTTTGGTTGTAAGATACCAGAGGAATATATGGAGATAGCTTATGAAAATTCAGAATTATTAATTAATTTAGAATATCTCTCAGCAGAGGATTGGATAGAGGATTTTCATTTACAAAGTTCTCCATTAGGAAAAGGGAAATTAAAAAAAGTTTTCTTTATGCCTGGATTTACAGAAAAATCTGGAGGAATAATAATTGACTCTAATTATCTAGAGAAAATAGAAAAGATTAGAAAAAATAGAGCCTTTTATACTAAAAAATATCTTGGTAATATTGAGAATAAAGATAAAAAAATAGTAGGGACTCTTTTTTCTTATGAGAAAAATTTTGCAACACTCTTTGAAGAGTTAAGAAGTTTAGATAAAGAAGTGGTTATTCTAGCTATGGGAGAAAAGACACAGAAAAGTCTAAAAAATTTTTTTAAAGAAAATTTAATAGAGGACTTTAGAAATTCTTTAAAATATGATAAAATAGAGATAAAATTTATGGAGTTTCTGAATCAAGAGGAATATGAAGAGTTAATTAATATAGTTGATTTTAATTTTGTAAGAGGAGAAGATTCTTTTATTAGAGCTATTTTGACAGGAAAACCTTATGTATGGCATATTTATTGTCAAGAAGATTATATTCATATGAAAAAGATTAATGCTTTTTTAAATAAATATAAAAGAATAGTAAAAAAATTTTCAGACGAGGATTATTTGATAAATATTGAGAAGTTTTTTAAAGATTATAATTTTAGAAAGGAAAATAACATGGAGCTTGGAAATGAAAGTTATCTTTATTTTTTTGAGAACCTTGCTAAGATAGAGTACTATAATACTATCTTTAGAGATTTTCTTATACAAAAATGTAATCTTATAAATAAATTAAAAGATTTTATAGAAAAATATTGA
- a CDS encoding DUF2156 domain-containing protein, protein MEWKNLEIQDKKIIDEYTKKRFNTCDYNFTNQILWSIGEKTQYKIKDGVLIIKGIYENEEYYYMPIPKDESSINLSEWKMVIKKIIESGKKIILVPEYWKNLLEKEFILEERRESFDYIYNSQDLRTLKGRKYSKKKNRINNFNKLYNYVYERIGKNNIAEVIEFQENWCQTRGCYSIPILNNENLGIMNILHNYDNLDLIGAFIRVDGNIIAYTIGEKLDDEYAVIHIEKGLSNYVGSYQAINYLFVQMEFSNCKYINREDDFGDEGLREAKESYHPAFLLKKYEIVGVR, encoded by the coding sequence ATGGAATGGAAAAATCTTGAGATTCAAGACAAGAAAATTATAGATGAATATACCAAAAAGAGATTTAATACTTGTGACTATAATTTTACAAATCAAATATTATGGAGTATAGGAGAAAAAACACAGTATAAAATAAAAGATGGAGTACTTATTATAAAAGGAATATATGAGAATGAAGAATATTATTACATGCCTATTCCTAAAGATGAAAGTAGCATAAATTTATCTGAATGGAAAATGGTGATTAAAAAAATTATAGAAAGTGGGAAAAAAATTATTTTAGTTCCTGAATATTGGAAAAATCTTTTAGAGAAGGAGTTTATCTTAGAGGAAAGAAGAGAAAGCTTTGATTATATATATAATTCTCAAGATTTAAGAACTTTAAAAGGAAGAAAATATTCTAAGAAAAAAAATAGAATAAATAACTTTAATAAATTGTATAATTATGTATATGAAAGAATAGGAAAGAATAATATAGCTGAAGTTATAGAGTTTCAAGAGAATTGGTGCCAAACTAGAGGCTGTTATTCTATTCCAATATTAAATAATGAAAATTTAGGAATCATGAATATTTTACATAATTATGATAATTTGGATTTGATAGGAGCTTTTATAAGAGTAGATGGGAATATTATAGCTTATACTATTGGAGAGAAATTAGATGATGAGTATGCAGTAATACACATTGAAAAAGGGCTAAGTAATTATGTTGGAAGTTATCAAGCAATTAATTATTTATTTGTTCAAATGGAGTTTTCTAATTGCAAATACATTAACCGTGAAGATGACTTTGGAGATGAAGGTTTAAGAGAGGCAAAAGAGTCTTATCATCCAGCTTTTTTATTAAAGAAATATGAAATAGTAGGGGTAAGGTAA
- a CDS encoding PdaC/SigV domain-containing protein, with amino-acid sequence MKKIIYFLVLVLALALIGYSQIRPVDKSISIVSADYKEEGEFYKYDIKIPQIKDEKSEDFTYFNLTMQENMRYIIENLSNKENDGGIEEAYISFENHKNSFGILSISVLTNVYKGGAHSMNNVESYNMSLKERSILSLDKIFTDDAIEYFNMMINDKIKNKERVLNTKGKEVIFFDNAEADINNAVVYFEGDNVVFIFLEYDLSPYSSGMPVFKFNKREIKKYLNV; translated from the coding sequence ATGAAAAAAATTATATATTTTTTAGTCTTAGTTCTTGCTTTAGCTTTAATAGGATATAGTCAGATTAGGCCAGTAGATAAGTCTATATCTATTGTATCAGCTGATTATAAAGAAGAGGGCGAATTTTATAAATATGATATAAAAATTCCTCAAATAAAGGATGAAAAAAGTGAAGATTTTACATATTTTAATCTCACTATGCAAGAGAATATGAGATATATTATAGAAAATCTTTCTAATAAAGAAAATGATGGAGGTATAGAAGAGGCATACATATCTTTTGAAAATCATAAAAATAGTTTTGGAATACTTTCTATATCTGTTTTAACTAATGTTTATAAGGGTGGTGCCCATTCTATGAATAATGTAGAAAGTTATAATATGAGTTTAAAAGAGAGAAGTATTTTAAGTTTGGATAAAATTTTTACAGATGATGCTATTGAATATTTTAATATGATGATAAATGATAAAATAAAGAATAAAGAGAGAGTGTTAAATACAAAAGGAAAAGAGGTAATTTTCTTTGATAATGCTGAAGCAGATATAAATAATGCAGTAGTTTATTTTGAAGGAGATAATGTTGTGTTTATATTTTTAGAGTATGACTTGTCTCCGTATTCTAGTGGAATGCCTGTATTTAAGTTTAATAAAAGAGAGATAAAAAAATATTTAAATGTATAG
- the efp gene encoding elongation factor P, translating into MKIAQELRAGSTIKIGNDPFVILKSEYNKSGRNAAVVKFKMKNLISGNISDAVYKADDKMDDIRLDKVKAVYSYHDGAFYVFSNPETWDQIELKEEDLGDALYYLEEEMELEVVYYESTPVAVELPTFVEREIVYTEPGLRGDTTGKVLKPAKINTGFEIQVPLFVEQGEWIKIDTRTNEYVERIKK; encoded by the coding sequence ATGAAAATAGCTCAAGAGTTAAGGGCAGGAAGCACAATCAAGATTGGAAATGATCCATTTGTAATTTTAAAATCTGAGTACAACAAATCAGGAAGAAACGCCGCTGTTGTAAAATTTAAAATGAAAAATCTAATATCAGGAAATATTTCTGATGCTGTTTATAAAGCAGATGACAAAATGGATGATATCAGACTTGATAAAGTAAAAGCAGTTTATTCTTATCATGATGGAGCATTCTATGTTTTTTCTAACCCAGAAACTTGGGATCAAATCGAACTTAAAGAAGAAGATTTAGGAGATGCTTTATACTACTTAGAAGAAGAAATGGAATTAGAAGTAGTTTACTATGAATCTACTCCAGTTGCAGTAGAGTTACCTACTTTCGTAGAGAGAGAGATAGTTTATACTGAGCCAGGATTAAGAGGAGATACTACTGGTAAGGTATTAAAACCAGCTAAAATCAACACAGGATTTGAAATTCAAGTTCCTCTATTCGTAGAGCAAGGAGAATGGATAAAAATCGATACTAGAACTAACGAATACGTAGAAAGAATTAAAAAGTAG